One stretch of Roseovarius mucosus DNA includes these proteins:
- a CDS encoding branched-chain amino acid ABC transporter permease: MMELLAQTGLNAVYAASYISLVAVGLVLIFGVMGVINFAHGELFMAGAYAVVALYADMHLPFFVAVPIGMIFVGMLGLVMERGLFRPLKGNPLGGLVASIGFLMILQSLAVMGFGVRMEHIPPVTQEVWRISDKVGLPVARIYVIVAAVVLLSALWYFLKRTRFGWALRASAQDPEAAALQGISITQTARIAMFIGAALAGVAGALTAPLVSVNPHMGHSVIVTAFIVIIVGGVGSLEGAIIASVVYAFVHTFVTTFSDGVVADIVGLSLMLVVLIVKPTGLFGSADRA, encoded by the coding sequence ATGATGGAACTCCTGGCGCAGACCGGCCTGAACGCCGTCTATGCAGCAAGCTATATTTCTTTGGTGGCCGTTGGCCTTGTGCTGATTTTTGGCGTGATGGGCGTGATCAATTTCGCCCATGGCGAGTTGTTCATGGCCGGGGCCTATGCGGTGGTGGCGCTTTATGCCGATATGCATCTGCCGTTCTTTGTGGCTGTGCCCATTGGCATGATCTTTGTGGGCATGCTGGGGCTGGTGATGGAGCGCGGGCTGTTTCGACCGCTCAAGGGCAATCCGCTGGGCGGTCTGGTGGCCTCGATCGGGTTTCTGATGATCCTGCAATCGCTGGCGGTGATGGGGTTTGGCGTGCGGATGGAACATATTCCGCCCGTGACACAAGAGGTCTGGCGCATCTCTGACAAGGTGGGGCTGCCGGTGGCGCGCATCTATGTGATCGTGGCGGCGGTTGTTCTGTTGAGCGCGCTGTGGTATTTCCTCAAGCGGACGCGGTTTGGCTGGGCGCTGCGCGCCTCGGCACAAGACCCGGAGGCGGCGGCGTTGCAGGGGATTTCGATCACGCAAACCGCGCGGATCGCCATGTTCATTGGTGCGGCCTTGGCAGGGGTGGCGGGCGCGCTGACGGCTCCGCTGGTTTCGGTCAACCCGCATATGGGCCATTCGGTGATTGTCACGGCCTTTATCGTCATCATCGTGGGCGGGGTCGGGTCGCTGGAGGGGGCAATCATCGCCTCGGTGGTCTATGCCTTTGTGCATACGTTCGTCACCACATTCTCGGATGGGGTGGTGGCCGATATCGTGGGTCTGTCGCTTATGCTGGTGGTGCTGATCGTCAAGCCTACGGGCCTATTCGGGAGTGCGGATCGTGCTTAA
- a CDS encoding ABC transporter substrate-binding protein has protein sequence MLSKYISKGFTRRTFLKTSAAATAALGLPKVALAAGEPIKIGFLAPLTGAVAAWGKPGLDGCMIWAERVNAAGGITLTDGAHPVEFVAYDEEYDPAKARTGATKLIREDGVSFIMMLGGDPWPGVQPVAERTGMLFSTLLPSDLSPDTKTLLAPAEVHPIYNVTGVEWLAQNKPELKTAVMCAQDDALGLPSVATYLAAFEAAGIEMLDEPLLFDPATTDFAPVVTRLMAKNPDIICLDTCYSDYVHPIAEQLFQQNFKGQIISCTADFYDQMIAKTSKEFMEGFIFQFPDFDDPALNAESVNFQDPNGFYAEYNKRHPGQWGAVSWEYASIMDLWKVAAEKAGSADPEAVLAAMKDGPGNHAFGEAEWWGTELFGIDNALVGDWPVVAIENGKAVIKEFRSIPDWYSRHGDLLIKHMQAYGQMWDQRG, from the coding sequence ATGCTTTCCAAATATATCTCTAAGGGGTTCACACGTCGGACCTTTCTGAAAACCTCCGCAGCGGCGACTGCCGCGCTTGGCCTGCCGAAAGTGGCGCTGGCGGCGGGTGAACCGATCAAGATCGGGTTTCTGGCCCCTTTGACGGGGGCTGTGGCGGCCTGGGGCAAGCCGGGCCTTGATGGCTGTATGATCTGGGCCGAGCGGGTCAATGCCGCGGGCGGAATCACGCTGACGGATGGGGCGCATCCGGTTGAATTCGTGGCCTATGACGAGGAATACGATCCCGCCAAGGCGCGCACCGGGGCAACCAAGCTGATCCGTGAGGATGGCGTGAGCTTTATCATGATGCTGGGCGGCGATCCTTGGCCCGGTGTGCAGCCGGTGGCAGAGCGCACGGGGATGCTCTTTTCGACGTTGCTGCCGTCGGATCTCTCGCCCGATACCAAGACACTGTTGGCCCCGGCCGAGGTGCATCCCATCTATAATGTGACGGGTGTCGAGTGGCTGGCGCAGAACAAGCCGGAATTGAAGACGGCGGTGATGTGCGCGCAGGATGACGCGCTTGGCCTGCCGTCGGTGGCCACCTATCTTGCGGCCTTTGAGGCGGCAGGGATCGAGATGCTGGATGAGCCGTTGCTGTTTGATCCGGCCACCACGGATTTTGCACCGGTGGTGACGCGGTTGATGGCCAAGAACCCCGATATCATCTGTCTCGACACGTGCTATTCGGATTATGTGCATCCCATCGCAGAGCAACTGTTCCAGCAGAATTTCAAGGGTCAGATCATCAGCTGTACGGCTGATTTCTATGACCAGATGATCGCCAAGACATCCAAGGAATTCATGGAAGGGTTCATTTTCCAGTTCCCCGATTTTGACGATCCGGCGCTGAATGCCGAGAGCGTGAATTTCCAGGACCCCAACGGATTTTATGCCGAGTACAACAAGCGGCATCCCGGTCAGTGGGGCGCGGTAAGCTGGGAATATGCCTCGATCATGGATCTGTGGAAGGTCGCGGCGGAAAAGGCAGGCTCTGCCGATCCCGAGGCGGTGCTGGCGGCAATGAAAGACGGCCCCGGCAACCACGCCTTTGGCGAGGCGGAATGGTGGGGCACCGAGCTTTTTGGTATCGACAATGCGCTGGTCGGCGATTGGCCGGTGGTGGCGATTGAAAACGGCAAGGCCGTGATCAAGGAATTCCGCTCGATCCCCGACTGGTATAGCCGCCATGGCGATCTTTTGATCAAGCATATGCAGGCCTATGGCCAGATGTGGGATCAGCGCGGCTGA
- a CDS encoding ABC transporter substrate-binding protein, which produces MSNSSFAQRLAIQSALPRFSVGMRKTLTIGFLAPLSGPVESWGLPGLQGCRLWVDWLNRAGGVLMGGRRFPVRLESYDCGYDGADALTGARQLVQEHDAALVMMLGGDSFTEVRDYLMGQKVLTSSLLTSDLSPDTPYLIAPGESLPIYTVTAVEWIAKNRPEIKTVALCAQTDALGLPALAAYRAAFKAVGIEIIEEIRYDPGTASAPAVVAPMLAAAPDMLCWCTSYTPMVHAMTEYAYHQGYAGQILSCTADCYEQLIALTSPEFMEGFLFQFPDFDDPALAEKAFFFNQPQAFYDEYNARFPGSWTAVSWEYAAILDIWQSAVERAGTVNSVSVLAAMRQLGEVNHAFGPAQWWGQDMFGLDHTLIGDWPVVQIQGGKARIVGFGSIPDWLARHEPLLRAEMAALGQLWHQRHGQGAGKACLEARLVVS; this is translated from the coding sequence ATGTCAAATTCGAGTTTTGCACAACGTCTGGCCATTCAGAGCGCGTTGCCCCGGTTTTCGGTGGGCATGCGCAAGACGCTGACCATCGGCTTTCTGGCCCCTTTGAGTGGTCCGGTCGAATCGTGGGGCCTGCCGGGATTGCAGGGCTGTCGGTTGTGGGTGGATTGGCTCAACCGGGCGGGGGGCGTGCTGATGGGGGGGCGGCGATTCCCGGTGCGGCTCGAATCCTATGATTGCGGATATGACGGGGCAGATGCGCTGACCGGGGCGCGGCAGCTGGTGCAGGAACATGATGCGGCGCTGGTGATGATGCTGGGGGGCGATTCGTTCACGGAGGTGCGCGATTACCTGATGGGGCAGAAGGTGCTGACCTCGTCCTTGCTGACCAGTGATCTGTCGCCGGACACGCCCTATCTGATTGCGCCGGGCGAATCGCTGCCGATTTACACGGTGACGGCGGTGGAATGGATCGCCAAGAACCGACCCGAGATCAAGACCGTGGCGCTCTGTGCGCAGACCGATGCGCTTGGGCTGCCGGCGCTGGCCGCCTATCGCGCGGCGTTCAAGGCGGTGGGCATCGAGATCATCGAGGAAATTCGGTATGATCCGGGCACGGCATCGGCCCCTGCGGTGGTGGCCCCGATGCTGGCGGCGGCACCCGATATGCTGTGCTGGTGTACAAGCTATACGCCGATGGTGCATGCGATGACGGAATATGCCTATCATCAGGGCTATGCGGGCCAAATCCTGAGCTGTACGGCGGATTGCTATGAGCAGTTGATCGCGCTTACCTCGCCCGAGTTCATGGAAGGCTTCTTGTTCCAGTTTCCCGATTTCGACGATCCGGCGCTGGCGGAAAAGGCGTTTTTCTTTAACCAGCCGCAGGCGTTTTATGACGAATACAACGCGCGGTTTCCGGGCAGTTGGACGGCGGTGAGTTGGGAATATGCCGCGATCCTTGATATCTGGCAATCGGCGGTCGAGCGGGCGGGAACGGTCAATTCAGTCTCGGTTCTGGCGGCGATGCGGCAATTGGGCGAGGTCAACCACGCCTTTGGCCCGGCGCAATGGTGGGGGCAGGATATGTTTGGCCTTGATCATACGCTGATTGGCGATTGGCCGGTGGTGCAAATCCAAGGCGGCAAGGCGCGGATCGTTGGTTTCGGGTCAATCCCCGATTGGCTGGCGCGGCATGAGCCGTTGTTGCGGGCGGAAATGGCGGCCCTTGGCCAGCTTTGGCATCAGCGGCACGGGCAGGGGGCGGGCAAGGCCTGTCTTGAGGCGCGGCTGGTGGTGAGCTGA
- a CDS encoding tetratricopeptide repeat protein, protein MSFVEMNMFAPRTWGFERGDAEMQVARAAGWSRADLVWERLTEAGCACYQAGDRLGAARMLRRAGWVARLFFSARDLRRATSLANLAVLARDAGQGARAEQLQKRALTLWRTAPEVAGGLVFKPRSRSSLFHLRMEALHRDTFHDNMRKRYRAIAADSDQALRQLLAGARPERPISARWRGEKPPVFDDGRKFLAAALLIAEG, encoded by the coding sequence ATGAGCTTCGTGGAAATGAACATGTTCGCGCCGCGTACCTGGGGCTTTGAGCGCGGCGACGCCGAAATGCAGGTGGCGCGGGCGGCGGGTTGGTCGCGGGCTGATCTGGTCTGGGAACGTCTGACCGAGGCGGGCTGTGCCTGTTATCAGGCGGGCGACCGTTTGGGGGCAGCCCGGATGCTGCGGCGGGCCGGATGGGTGGCGCGGCTGTTTTTCAGTGCGCGGGATTTGCGGCGGGCGACAAGCCTTGCCAATCTTGCGGTACTGGCGCGGGATGCCGGGCAGGGCGCGCGGGCGGAGCAGTTGCAAAAGCGGGCGCTGACCCTGTGGCGGACTGCGCCTGAGGTGGCGGGCGGACTGGTGTTCAAACCGCGCAGCCGCTCGTCCTTGTTTCATCTGCGGATGGAGGCGCTGCACCGCGATACCTTCCACGACAATATGCGCAAGCGCTATCGCGCGATTGCCGCGGACAGTGATCAGGCGTTGCGGCAGTTGCTGGCGGGCGCGCGGCCTGAGCGGCCCATCTCTGCGCGGTGGCGGGGGGAAAAGCCGCCGGTGTTCGATGACGGGCGCAAATTTCTGGCCGCCGCGTTGTTGATCGCCGAGGGCTGA
- a CDS encoding branched-chain amino acid ABC transporter permease, with protein sequence MLKPLMFLFGAAALIALPHGLSFSQQEILVFLVINILLVMSYRLLTLTGEWSLGHVVIMGVGAYASALMTKNLGVPVPVGMILGGVTAALLAVLLSFPLFRMKGFYFLIGSFAAGEIIRLIWKRFREPFGGARGISGIDPMPDFSLGFYSFDFFEPVSYYYFAGTIVAVCLWVLWRIEKSPVGLTFHAVHWQDKLAQASGVNLRAYRTLAFAIASGFAGIAGALQAHYVGTVNPNSFDIEVMVFVLTWAIVGGTTTFYGPILGCVLLTVINEVVLRGMGFEQARPLFYGAIMILSILFLPNGLESIVQKILPRKATAKPDRKAAA encoded by the coding sequence GTGCTTAAGCCGCTGATGTTCCTTTTTGGTGCTGCCGCGCTGATCGCGCTGCCGCATGGCCTGAGTTTCTCGCAACAGGAAATTCTTGTCTTTCTGGTGATCAATATCCTCTTGGTCATGTCCTACCGGTTGCTCACGCTGACTGGCGAATGGTCGCTGGGGCATGTGGTGATCATGGGGGTGGGGGCCTATGCCTCGGCTCTCATGACCAAGAACCTTGGCGTGCCGGTGCCGGTGGGCATGATCCTTGGCGGGGTTACGGCGGCGCTTTTGGCGGTGCTCTTATCCTTTCCGCTGTTCCGGATGAAGGGGTTTTATTTCCTGATCGGGTCCTTCGCGGCGGGCGAGATCATCCGCCTGATCTGGAAGCGGTTTCGCGAACCCTTCGGCGGTGCCCGTGGCATTTCGGGGATTGATCCGATGCCGGATTTCTCGCTTGGGTTTTACAGTTTCGATTTCTTCGAGCCGGTGTCTTATTACTACTTTGCCGGGACGATTGTTGCTGTCTGCCTCTGGGTGCTGTGGCGGATCGAGAAATCACCCGTGGGCCTGACCTTTCACGCGGTGCATTGGCAGGACAAGCTGGCGCAGGCGTCGGGGGTGAACCTGCGGGCCTATCGCACGCTGGCCTTTGCCATCGCCTCGGGTTTTGCCGGGATCGCGGGGGCGCTTCAGGCGCATTACGTGGGCACGGTGAACCCCAATTCCTTTGACATCGAAGTGATGGTGTTTGTGCTGACCTGGGCCATCGTGGGGGGGACGACAACGTTTTACGGCCCCATTCTGGGCTGTGTCCTGCTGACGGTGATCAATGAGGTCGTGCTGCGGGGGATGGGGTTCGAACAGGCGCGGCCGCTGTTTTACGGGGCGATCATGATCCTGTCGATCCTGTTTCTTCCCAATGGGTTGGAGAGCATTGTTCAGAAAATCCTGCCGCGCAAAGCCACGGCGAAACCCGATAGAAAGGCCGCAGCATGA
- a CDS encoding DMT family transporter, with the protein MTALILGLVAALAWGTHDVCVRYVSQNNGIFAPLVWVLAFGLIIVTPISAYAGLHAPEGGDIGLAVLAGLCFGVGGTALYRAFSIGPVRLVAPVIGAYPILSVGWASLNGAPTTALEWIMVGLIICGVAYIAQSDAGHDHAEAPSPLPAIAWSLLAAVGFALTFAIGHKATATGGELLLLAPTRAAALVVVLGFALALRAPLALTRRHTPLLILMGTLDALAIGCVIGAGQTARPEFAAIGASTFGVITVLFAAIFLRERLRGSQWLAVLGVFTAIGVLGGGH; encoded by the coding sequence ATGACTGCGTTGATCTTGGGGCTTGTCGCAGCCCTCGCTTGGGGCACCCATGATGTTTGCGTGCGTTATGTCAGCCAAAACAATGGCATTTTCGCGCCGCTCGTCTGGGTTCTGGCCTTCGGCCTTATCATCGTGACACCGATCAGCGCCTATGCGGGGCTGCACGCGCCCGAGGGGGGCGACATCGGCTTGGCGGTTTTGGCTGGTCTTTGCTTTGGCGTGGGCGGCACCGCACTCTACCGCGCCTTTTCTATCGGCCCGGTGCGGCTGGTGGCGCCGGTGATCGGGGCCTATCCGATTCTCTCGGTGGGCTGGGCCAGCCTCAATGGCGCGCCCACGACAGCGCTCGAATGGATCATGGTCGGCCTCATCATCTGCGGCGTGGCCTATATTGCCCAGAGCGATGCCGGTCACGACCATGCCGAGGCCCCAAGCCCCCTGCCCGCCATCGCCTGGTCGCTGCTGGCCGCCGTGGGCTTTGCCCTGACCTTCGCCATCGGGCACAAGGCCACGGCGACGGGCGGCGAATTGCTGCTCTTGGCCCCGACCCGCGCCGCCGCCCTTGTGGTGGTTTTGGGCTTTGCGCTCGCGCTGCGTGCGCCTCTCGCCCTCACCCGCCGCCACACGCCGCTGCTTATCTTGATGGGCACACTCGACGCGCTGGCCATCGGCTGCGTGATTGGCGCAGGTCAGACCGCGCGGCCCGAATTCGCCGCCATCGGCGCCTCGACCTTTGGCGTGATCACGGTGCTCTTTGCGGCCATCTTCCTGCGCGAACGCCTGCGCGGCTCGCAATGGCTGGCGGTGCTGGGCGTCTTTACCGCCATTGGCGTGCTTGGCGGCGGGCACTGA
- a CDS encoding flavin-containing monooxygenase codes for MTKKRIAIIGAGPSGLAQLRAFQSAAAKGAEIPEIVCFEKQDNWGGLWNYTWRTGLDQYGEPVHGSMYRYLWSNGPKEGLEFADYSFEEHFGKQIASYPPRAVLFDYIEGRVLKAGVRDLIRFSTAVRWVEKDGEKFNVTVCHLPEDRTYTETFDHVIVCSGHFSTPNVPYFPGFENFKGRVLHAHDFRDALEFKDKDILIVGTSYSAEDIGSQCWKYGCKSVTVSHRTAPMGFKWPDNWQEVPLLQKVEGNTAYFKDGTTKDVDAVILCTGYKHHFPFLPDDLRLKTANRLATADLYKGVAFVREPALFYLGMQDQWFTFNMFDAQAWWVRDAIMGRIAIPDQAAMEADVADRVAREDAGQDDYDAIWYQGDYVKELIDETDYPSFDVEGACQAFKEWKGHKKKDIMGFRNNSYKSVITGTMAPLHHTPWKDALDDSLEVYLQN; via the coding sequence ATGACCAAAAAACGAATTGCAATCATCGGCGCAGGACCATCGGGCCTGGCCCAATTGCGGGCCTTCCAATCCGCCGCCGCCAAAGGCGCAGAGATCCCCGAAATCGTCTGCTTTGAAAAGCAGGATAACTGGGGCGGCCTCTGGAACTACACCTGGCGCACCGGCCTTGATCAATATGGCGAGCCGGTTCATGGCTCGATGTATCGCTACCTTTGGTCGAACGGCCCCAAAGAAGGCCTTGAATTCGCTGACTATTCCTTTGAGGAACATTTCGGCAAGCAAATCGCCTCTTACCCGCCCCGCGCCGTGCTCTTCGACTATATCGAAGGCCGCGTGCTCAAGGCCGGTGTGCGCGACCTCATCCGCTTTTCCACCGCCGTCCGCTGGGTCGAGAAAGACGGCGAGAAATTCAACGTCACCGTTTGCCATCTCCCCGAGGATCGCACCTATACCGAAACCTTCGATCACGTGATCGTCTGTTCGGGCCATTTCAGCACGCCCAACGTGCCCTATTTCCCCGGCTTCGAGAATTTCAAAGGCCGCGTCCTGCACGCCCACGACTTCCGCGATGCGCTGGAATTCAAGGACAAGGACATTCTCATCGTCGGCACCAGCTATTCCGCCGAAGACATCGGCTCGCAATGCTGGAAATACGGCTGCAAATCCGTGACCGTCAGCCACCGCACCGCCCCCATGGGCTTCAAATGGCCGGACAACTGGCAAGAGGTGCCGCTCCTGCAAAAGGTCGAGGGCAACACCGCCTATTTCAAGGATGGCACCACCAAGGATGTGGATGCCGTGATCCTGTGCACCGGCTACAAACACCATTTCCCCTTCCTGCCCGACGATCTGCGCCTCAAGACCGCCAACCGCCTTGCCACCGCCGATCTTTACAAGGGCGTGGCCTTTGTGCGCGAACCCGCGCTCTTTTACCTCGGCATGCAGGACCAGTGGTTCACCTTCAACATGTTCGACGCGCAGGCATGGTGGGTGCGTGACGCAATCATGGGCCGCATCGCCATTCCCGACCAAGCGGCGATGGAGGCGGATGTTGCCGACCGTGTCGCCCGCGAGGACGCCGGACAGGATGACTATGACGCGATCTGGTATCAGGGCGATTACGTCAAGGAACTGATCGACGAAACCGATTATCCCAGCTTTGACGTCGAAGGCGCCTGTCAGGCCTTCAAGGAATGGAAGGGCCACAAGAAGAAAGACATCATGGGCTTCCGCAACAATTCCTATAAATCGGTCATCACCGGCACCATGGCCCCCCTGCACCACACGCCGTGGAAAGACGCGCTCGACGACAGCCTCGAAGTTTACCTCCAGAACTGA
- a CDS encoding FadR/GntR family transcriptional regulator, with the protein MANQSTTAQLVTSHSVGATVQVVIDSLFARIKSEEYPEGARLPSERTLSSELGVARNTVRDALDVLEARNIIRRRAGSGSFVTYKSELTRTPSRSALAENTSPLDHLVVRGILEPEMIRLAVINMTPRDIMELDDILTRMEAISTDAAEFVACEEDFYRKIAAGTGNPLLASCYDLAIEACLQTHRSTMMRRHLTPKRIEDYQKRYNALFNAISSRDVETAVEYIKLHLIEEQKTLLQED; encoded by the coding sequence ATGGCCAACCAGAGCACCACAGCCCAGCTTGTCACCAGCCATTCGGTCGGGGCCACCGTGCAGGTGGTGATCGACAGCCTCTTTGCCCGCATCAAATCCGAGGAGTATCCCGAGGGCGCGCGCCTGCCGTCAGAACGTACGCTCTCGTCCGAATTGGGCGTGGCCCGCAACACCGTGCGCGATGCGCTCGATGTGCTTGAGGCGCGCAACATCATCCGCCGCCGTGCCGGATCGGGCAGCTTTGTCACGTACAAAAGCGAACTCACCCGCACCCCCAGCCGCAGCGCGCTTGCCGAAAATACCAGCCCGCTTGATCACCTTGTCGTGCGCGGCATTCTAGAGCCCGAGATGATCCGCCTTGCGGTCATCAACATGACGCCGCGCGACATCATGGAGCTCGACGACATCCTCACCCGAATGGAGGCAATCAGCACCGACGCCGCCGAATTCGTCGCCTGCGAAGAGGATTTCTATCGCAAAATCGCGGCGGGCACCGGCAATCCCCTGCTTGCCTCCTGCTATGATCTGGCGATCGAGGCCTGTTTGCAAACGCATCGCTCCACCATGATGCGGCGGCATCTCACGCCCAAACGCATCGAGGATTACCAGAAACGCTATAACGCGCTTTTCAACGCGATTTCCTCGCGCGATGTGGAAACCGCCGTAGAATATATCAAGCTGCACCTGATCGAGGAACAAAAGACCCTGCTGCAAGAGGACTAA
- a CDS encoding ABC transporter ATP-binding protein encodes MLLEMRKIAVNYGKINAIRDISIAVPEGKIVTIIGGNGAGKTTTLRAMSGMIPIVAGEILFEGTRIDHLPAHKVVAHGIAHVPEGRRIFKDMTVEENLRTGAFLRRDKPEIERDLEQVYDRFPRLRERRVQRAQTMSGGEQQMLAIGRALMSKPRLLLMDEPSMGLAPVIVEEIARIIEEINAQGLSVVLVEQNAELALELAHHAYVLETGNTAMEGPAHELRGNEHVRAAYLGL; translated from the coding sequence ATGTTGCTTGAGATGCGCAAGATCGCCGTCAACTATGGCAAGATCAACGCGATCCGCGATATTTCCATTGCCGTGCCCGAGGGCAAGATCGTGACCATCATCGGTGGCAATGGCGCGGGCAAGACCACGACGCTGCGCGCCATGTCGGGGATGATCCCGATTGTGGCGGGGGAAATCCTGTTTGAGGGGACGCGGATTGATCATCTGCCCGCGCATAAGGTGGTGGCGCATGGCATCGCGCATGTGCCCGAAGGGCGGCGTATCTTCAAGGATATGACGGTTGAGGAAAATCTGCGTACCGGCGCGTTTCTGCGGCGCGACAAGCCCGAGATCGAGCGCGATTTGGAGCAGGTCTATGACCGTTTCCCGCGCCTGCGGGAACGGCGGGTGCAGCGGGCGCAGACCATGTCGGGTGGCGAGCAGCAGATGTTGGCGATTGGCCGCGCGCTGATGTCAAAGCCGCGTTTGTTGCTGATGGATGAGCCGTCGATGGGGCTTGCCCCGGTGATCGTCGAGGAAATCGCGCGGATCATCGAAGAGATCAACGCGCAGGGGCTGTCGGTGGTGCTGGTGGAGCAGAATGCCGAACTGGCGTTGGAACTGGCGCATCATGCCTATGTGTTGGAAACCGGAAACACCGCAATGGAGGGGCCTGCCCATGAGCTTCGTGGAAATGAACATGTTCGCGCCGCGTACCTGGGGCTTTGA
- a CDS encoding ABC transporter ATP-binding protein, producing MTDFLEMRGLTMRFGGLMAVDGLSFKVAHGSIHGLIGPNGAGKTTTFNMISGFYTPTSGQILLRGEDISGLSMHEVARRGVVRTFQHSTLFAELTVLENALVGTHMPFRPNIFAAIIGWDREDRRGAEARAREALEFFGLGDLAEERAGDLSHGHQRALGLAVAYASHPDVMLLDEPFTGMNPEETRQMMELMRRLKADGITILLVEHDMQAIMGLCDTITCMSFGKFLAEGGPADIRHHPAVIEAYLGGARHVA from the coding sequence ATGACCGATTTTCTAGAAATGCGCGGCCTGACCATGCGCTTTGGCGGCTTGATGGCGGTGGATGGGCTGTCGTTCAAAGTGGCACATGGCAGTATCCATGGGCTGATCGGGCCGAATGGCGCGGGCAAAACCACCACGTTCAACATGATCTCGGGGTTCTATACGCCGACGTCTGGTCAAATCCTGCTCAGGGGCGAGGATATTTCCGGCCTTTCGATGCATGAGGTGGCGCGGCGCGGTGTTGTGCGGACATTCCAGCACTCGACGCTTTTTGCCGAGTTGACGGTGTTGGAAAACGCGCTGGTGGGCACGCATATGCCGTTCCGGCCCAATATCTTTGCCGCGATCATCGGCTGGGACCGCGAGGATCGGCGTGGGGCAGAGGCGCGGGCGCGCGAGGCGCTTGAGTTCTTTGGTTTGGGCGATCTGGCCGAGGAGCGGGCCGGGGATCTGTCGCATGGGCATCAGCGCGCTTTGGGGCTGGCGGTGGCCTATGCCAGCCATCCCGATGTGATGCTGCTGGATGAGCCATTCACCGGCATGAACCCCGAGGAGACGCGGCAGATGATGGAGCTGATGCGCCGCCTCAAGGCGGATGGGATCACGATCCTTTTGGTGGAGCATGACATGCAGGCGATCATGGGGCTGTGTGATACCATCACCTGCATGAGTTTCGGCAAGTTTCTGGCCGAAGGGGGGCCGGCGGATATCCGGCATCATCCGGCGGTGATCGAGGCCTATCTGGGAGGCGCGCGCCATGTTGCTTGA